Genomic segment of Posidoniimonas corsicana:
ACTCGCGTCTGGTGAAGCCCTCATTGGCACGGTCGACGCCTACCTGGTCTACCGTATGACCGGCGGCGATGTGTTCGCCACCGACCACACCAACGCCAGCCGGACGCTGCTGCTGCACCTGACCGACCGGTGTTGGGACCAGCGGCTGTGCGAGCTGTTCCAAGCGCCGATGGCGGCCCTGCCAGAAGTCCGTGAGAGCTTCGCCCACTTCGGCAACACCGACCTGGGCGGCGCCCTCATGGAACCGGCGCCCATCTGCGGTGTGATGGGCGACTCGCAGGCATCGCTTTTCGCGCAGCGGTGCTTCACCCCGGGCGAGTCAAAGGCCACCTTCGGCACCGGTACCTCGGTGCTGCGGAACGTGGGCGACTGCTCGACGGCGCCGCCCGGCGGCAGCGTCGCGGCGTTAGCCTGGGTGCACGACGGCACACCGACTTACGCGTGGGAGGGACTGATCAACTACTCCGCCGCCACCATCACCTGGCTGCGCGACCAGCTGGGTCTGATTGCGACCGCCGAGGAGTCGGAGGCGCTCGCTGCTCAGGTCGACGACAGCGGCGGCGTCTACCTGGTGCCCGCCTTCGCCGGCCTGGGTGCGCCTCACTGGAGCCCCGACGCCCGTGCGGCGATCGTCGGCATGACCGCCTACACGAACAAGCTGCACATCGTGCGGGCGGCGCTCGAATCAATCGCCCACCAGGTGCGGGACGTGCTCGACTCGATGCCGTTGGACGCGTCGTCCGCCGGAGTGCTTCGGGCAGACGGCGGGGCCACGCGGAACCAACTGCTGATGCAGATGCTGGCCGACTTCACCCGGCTACGAGTGGAGGTCGCCGACGCGGCGGACTTCTCCGCCCGCGGCGCCGCGATGGCAGGCCTACTTGGCCTAGGCATCGTTGAGTCCTTCGACGAACTTCGCCACCTGCCCGCGGATGTGACCAACTACGAGCCCCGCATGCCGGCCGAACAGGCCGACAAGCTGGGCGCGGGCTGGCGGGACGCCGTGCGACGGGTGCTCTAGAACAGTCGCTCCTCTACCTATCCTCTTCCCAAAATCAACGGTACGCGATGAAGACCCTCCGCTGTCTGACCGCCGTGCTCTGCCTTGCCGTTCCCCTCGGCTGTACTCAGTCACCGGCCGGCGACAACGCTGGCGACGCCCCGGCAACTACCAGCAAGGAGCACGGCCGAGTCGCCGTGGTAGTCTCAACGCTCAACAACCCCTGGTTCGTCAAACTGGCGGAAACGGCCAAGGCCCGCACCGAGGAGCTAGGGCACGAGGCGGTGATCTTCGATTCCCAGAACAACGTAGAAAAGGAAGCCAGCACGTTCGAGAACGTGCTGGCTTCCGGGTTCGACGCGATCCTCTTCAACCCGACCGACGCCGACGCATCGGTCGCCAACGTCCGCCGCGCCAAGAAGCGTGGCGTGCCCGTGTTCTGCATCGACCGCGAGATCAACGCTTCGGACGCGGCGTCCGCGCAGATCCTGTCGGACAACTACGCCGGTTGCGTCGAGCTCGGCCAGTACTTCGTCGAGACCGTCGGCGAAGACGGCAAGTACGCCGAGCTGCTGGGCCTGGTCGGCGACAACAACACCCACAACCGGTCCAAAGGGTTCCACAGCGTCGTCGACCGGTTTGAGGGCCTGAAGATGGTCGCCCAGCAGTCGGCCGACTTCGACCGCACCAAGGGCCTGGAGGTGATGGAGTCGATTCTTCAGGCGAACCCGGACCTCAACGCCGTGTTCTGCGGCAACGACGCCATGGCGCTAGGCGCCTACCAGGCGATCGAGGGCGCCGGCAAGGCGGACCAGATTAAGGTGTTTGGCTTCGACGGCGCCGAGGACGTGGTGCGGTCGATCTCCGACGGCAAGATCCAGGCGACCGCGATGCAGTTCCCCAAGCGGATGGCCCAGATGGCTGCCGAGTTCGCCGACGAGCACCTCAAGGGCCGCCGCGAGTTCGAGCAGAAGATCCCCGTCGCGGTCGAGCTGGTGACGCCAGAGAACGTCTCGCAGTACGGCGACTACGGAGCCAAAGAGTGATCCACGCCGCGGCCCATCGCTGGACCCTCATCGGGGCGGCCGCGGCCATCGGCTGCTGGTTCGTACCGCTGGTGCACGTCCGGCCGCTCGGCGCCGATGAGACCGATCCCCAGAGCCAGCCCGCAACCGCGGCGGAGTTGGCCGAGCAGTTCTGGTCTGGCCCACTAGCCAACTCGCACGACCGCGCCCACCCCGCCAATGCCGTTCTGACGGCCCTCACCGCCGACGCGGCCGCGGCCCGCGAAGAGTACGGGCGCACCGTAGGAGTTAGCCGATCTTTCTTGGTGCATCTGCGGGGCGAGGGCACTGTGACGTCGGTGGAACGCAAAGGCATTGGGGTCGACGTCAGCGGCGACGGCCACCGCGATCTGCTCTTGCTTACCGGTCCGATCTTCGGCGCCGCGGTGCGAGACGCCACCGGGCTGCTGACGGCCGACCAGGCGTCCAACTCGCAGCAGTTCAACGAGGTCGCCAATGAGCTGAACCTGATCGTCGAAACGCAGGTCGCTCCGACGCTGCGTGAGCAGCCGCCCGGCCAGGTGGTCCGCTTTGTCGCCTGTGCTGAGGTAAAGTCGCCCAGCAGCATCCCGTCGCCGCTGCCGGCCGTGCCCGTGTTCGTCGAGGCGACCGCCACCCCATGACCGACGAAGCCCAGCCGCCGCTGCTCGAAGCCCGGGACATCGTCAAGACGTTCCCCGGCGTACGTGCGCTGGGCGGCGTGAACCTGCGGGTCCAGGCGGGGCGGCTCAACGCGTTGCTCGGCGAGAACGGCGCCGGCAAGTCGACGCTGATGAATATCCTGGCCGGCGTCTTCGCCCCCGACGCGGGCCAGATCCTCCTCAACGGGTCGCCGGTCACGTTCGCCAACCCCCGCGCCGCTCAAGAGGCGGGCGTGTCGATCATCCATCAAGAGCTCAACCTCGCCCCGAACCTGACCGTCGCGGAGAACATCTTCCTCGGCCGCGAGCCGCGAAACAAACTTGGGCTGGTGGACTACGCCCGCATGAACCACGACGCCGCCGAGCTGCTCGCGCGGCTCAACCTGAGGGTCGAACCCACCCGCCCGGTCGACCAGCTGACTGTCGCCTCCCAGCAGGTGGTCGAGATCGCCAGGGCGTTGTCGTTTGACTCGCAGGTGGTGATTCTGGACGAACCGACCTCTGCCCTCTCCCAGCAAGAAACCCACGCGTTGTTCGCACTGATCGCCCAGCTCAAGGCCGAGGGCGTCGGGCTGGTGTACATCACGCACCGCCTGGAAGAGCTGGACGCTGTGGCGGACGACGTGACCGTGTTCCGCGACGGCGCCTTCATCGCCGCCAAGCCGTACGCGGACGCCACCCGCGAAGAACTCATCCGGCTGATGGTCGGCCGCGACACGAGGCTCGATCCTTCGGCCGCCCGCGCCGCCGGCGAGACGCTGCTGCAGGTGCGCGGCCTGTCGCTCCGCGGCCCAGTGGCGGCCAGCAAGCCGCTGCTCGACGACATCAGCTTCGATCTGGCGCGCGGCGAGGTGCTGGGCGTGTTCGGGCTGATGGGCGCCGGCCGGACCGAGCTGCTGCAGGCGTTGTTCGGCGTCTATCCGACCCGGACCAGCGGCGAGGTGGTCGTCGCTGGGCGCCCCGGCGTGCCCCGCTCGCCAGCCGAGGCGATCGTCGCCGGGCTGGCGTTGGCGCCAGAAGACCGCAAGCAGGACGGGCTGGTGCTCGGCATGAGCGTCGCCCCCAACATCAGCCTGGCGTGCCTGGGCCGCGTGCAGCAGACCGGCCTGCTCCGGACCGCCAAGGAAGACGCCCTAGCCGATCAGTACGGCGGCCGGATGGCGATCAAAACCGCCGGGCGCCGACAGCCGGTCCGCAACCTCAGCGGAGGCAACCAGCAGAAGGTGGTGCTGGCCAAGTGGCTGGCGACCGAGCCCCGCGTATTGATGCTCGACGAGCCAACCCGCGGCATCGACATCGGCGCCAAGCGTGAAATCTATGCGGTGATCGATGAGCTCGCCGCCGCCGGGCTGGGCGTGCTGATGGTTTCGTCCGAGCTGCCGGAGGTGCTCGCCCTCTCGGACCGCATTCTTGTGCTCTGCGAGGGGCGCCTCACCGGCGAGTTCACCCGGGAGCAGGCTACCGAGGACGCCCTGCTTGCCGCCGCCCTCCCTGCCGCCCAACCAAGACCGGCCGCCTGACGCTTCCATGAAACTCTCCGAACGCATCGCGCAGCTGCAATCGCTCATCGCCCTCGCGGTGCTGATGATTGCGCTGAGCGTGTCGAACGACTCGTTCTTGTCGACAGAGAACGGCATGAACGTGCTGCGGCAGATCTCGGTCAATCTCTGTCTCTCGATCGGGATGACGCTGGTGATCATCTCCGGCGGGATCGACCTGTCGGTCGGGTCGGTGCTCGCGTTCTCGGCGGCCGTGTCGGCCAGCCTGCTGAAGCACGGCGTCGACCTGACGCCGCTGGGCGTGCACGTCGAGTTCACCGTGGCGGGGACGATTGTCGCCGGCGTGCTGGTCGGCTCGCTGCTGGGATTGATCAACGGGGTGCTGGTCAGCCGCGTCGGGATGCCGCCGTTCATCGCGACGCTCGGCATGCTCAGCATCGCCCGCGGCATGACCGAGCTGTGGACCGGCGGGCACCCGATCACCGGACTCGGCGACAGCTTCGGCTGGCTCGGCACGGGGGACGTGGCGCGCGTGCCGGCGCCCGCGCTGATCGTGGCGGCGCTGGTCGTCGTGTTCTCGGTGATCACCCTCCGCACCCGCTTCGGCCGGCACCTGTACGCCGTTGGCGGCGCGGAACGCGCCGCCCGCCTGAGCGGTGTGAACGTCGCCAGCGTCAAGACCTGGGCGTACGTCTGCAGCGGCGCCCTGTCCGGCGTGGCAGGGCTATTGCTCACCGCCCGGCTCGACTCGGCCACGCCCCGCCTGGGCGAAACGTACGAGCTCGACTCGATCGCCGCGGTGGTGATCGGCGGCGCCTCGCTCTCCGGGGGCCGCGGCTCGGTGCTGGGCGCGGTGCTCGGCTGCCTGATCATCGGCGTGCTGAACAACGGGCTGGCGTTGCTGGACGTCTCGCCGTTCTGGCAAAAAGTCATCAAGGGAACGGTTATCCTGGCGGCGGTCGCGATCGACCGGCTGAGCCGCCGGCAAGGAGCATAGCGTTGGAACACCTCAAAGCCACCTACCTGATCGAGACCCCGCTGCCCGTCGACGACGCCGCGGCCGTGCTGGCCGGCGAGCAGTCCAGCGGTACGTTTGTCAGCGTGCCGGGCGAAACGGCCGAGCTGAAGCAGCGGTACGCCGCCCGCGTCGAGAGCGTCACGCCGCTGGAGGACGTCGACTCCCCTTCCCTGCCCGGCTGCCGCGCGGGCGATGGGCCGTACCACCACGCGCAGGTCACAATCGCCTGGCCGGCGCACAACTTCGGCCCCAACCTGCCCACCCTGCTGTCGACCGTCGGCGGCAACCTGTACGAGCTGACGCAGCTGTCGGGCGTGAAGCTGCTGGACCTGGAGTTGCCGGAGTCGTTCGCCGACCACTTCCGTGGGCCGGCGCACGGCGTCGGCGGCAGCCGACGCGCCACGGGCGTCGAGGGCCGGCCGCTGATTGGCACCATCATCAAGCCGAGC
This window contains:
- a CDS encoding FGGY family carbohydrate kinase, with the translated sequence MSVLLAIDQSTSSTKAILFDAECRTIDSASVDHRQHYPEPGWVEHDAEEIWRNVLAVTRTVVDRNPGSPPVGVSITNQRETLVVFDKATGRPLCPAIVWQCRRSDPICEELRQAGHGEIVAAATGLKLDSYFSASKVLWLVRNNPDVARKLASGEALIGTVDAYLVYRMTGGDVFATDHTNASRTLLLHLTDRCWDQRLCELFQAPMAALPEVRESFAHFGNTDLGGALMEPAPICGVMGDSQASLFAQRCFTPGESKATFGTGTSVLRNVGDCSTAPPGGSVAALAWVHDGTPTYAWEGLINYSAATITWLRDQLGLIATAEESEALAAQVDDSGGVYLVPAFAGLGAPHWSPDARAAIVGMTAYTNKLHIVRAALESIAHQVRDVLDSMPLDASSAGVLRADGGATRNQLLMQMLADFTRLRVEVADAADFSARGAAMAGLLGLGIVESFDELRHLPADVTNYEPRMPAEQADKLGAGWRDAVRRVL
- a CDS encoding D-ribose ABC transporter substrate-binding protein; protein product: MKTLRCLTAVLCLAVPLGCTQSPAGDNAGDAPATTSKEHGRVAVVVSTLNNPWFVKLAETAKARTEELGHEAVIFDSQNNVEKEASTFENVLASGFDAILFNPTDADASVANVRRAKKRGVPVFCIDREINASDAASAQILSDNYAGCVELGQYFVETVGEDGKYAELLGLVGDNNTHNRSKGFHSVVDRFEGLKMVAQQSADFDRTKGLEVMESILQANPDLNAVFCGNDAMALGAYQAIEGAGKADQIKVFGFDGAEDVVRSISDGKIQATAMQFPKRMAQMAAEFADEHLKGRREFEQKIPVAVELVTPENVSQYGDYGAKE
- a CDS encoding DUF2291 family protein, with product MIHAAAHRWTLIGAAAAIGCWFVPLVHVRPLGADETDPQSQPATAAELAEQFWSGPLANSHDRAHPANAVLTALTADAAAAREEYGRTVGVSRSFLVHLRGEGTVTSVERKGIGVDVSGDGHRDLLLLTGPIFGAAVRDATGLLTADQASNSQQFNEVANELNLIVETQVAPTLREQPPGQVVRFVACAEVKSPSSIPSPLPAVPVFVEATATP
- a CDS encoding sugar ABC transporter ATP-binding protein gives rise to the protein MTDEAQPPLLEARDIVKTFPGVRALGGVNLRVQAGRLNALLGENGAGKSTLMNILAGVFAPDAGQILLNGSPVTFANPRAAQEAGVSIIHQELNLAPNLTVAENIFLGREPRNKLGLVDYARMNHDAAELLARLNLRVEPTRPVDQLTVASQQVVEIARALSFDSQVVILDEPTSALSQQETHALFALIAQLKAEGVGLVYITHRLEELDAVADDVTVFRDGAFIAAKPYADATREELIRLMVGRDTRLDPSAARAAGETLLQVRGLSLRGPVAASKPLLDDISFDLARGEVLGVFGLMGAGRTELLQALFGVYPTRTSGEVVVAGRPGVPRSPAEAIVAGLALAPEDRKQDGLVLGMSVAPNISLACLGRVQQTGLLRTAKEDALADQYGGRMAIKTAGRRQPVRNLSGGNQQKVVLAKWLATEPRVLMLDEPTRGIDIGAKREIYAVIDELAAAGLGVLMVSSELPEVLALSDRILVLCEGRLTGEFTREQATEDALLAAALPAAQPRPAA
- a CDS encoding ABC transporter permease, whose translation is MKLSERIAQLQSLIALAVLMIALSVSNDSFLSTENGMNVLRQISVNLCLSIGMTLVIISGGIDLSVGSVLAFSAAVSASLLKHGVDLTPLGVHVEFTVAGTIVAGVLVGSLLGLINGVLVSRVGMPPFIATLGMLSIARGMTELWTGGHPITGLGDSFGWLGTGDVARVPAPALIVAALVVVFSVITLRTRFGRHLYAVGGAERAARLSGVNVASVKTWAYVCSGALSGVAGLLLTARLDSATPRLGETYELDSIAAVVIGGASLSGGRGSVLGAVLGCLIIGVLNNGLALLDVSPFWQKVIKGTVILAAVAIDRLSRRQGA